A single Pedobacter sp. PACM 27299 DNA region contains:
- a CDS encoding PEGA domain-containing protein, producing the protein MKKILSISALSVTLLFSSCATIFTGSKQTVQIQSTPPGADIEVDGISAGVTPAAVRLKKGFTGQTVSLKKDGYEAKFLQPATTFNPVAILNLFGIIGWGIDAATGAMMKYDPKVIDVKLTPAKEAKETAKAN; encoded by the coding sequence GTGAAAAAAATTCTATCTATTTCAGCATTATCAGTGACTTTACTTTTCTCTAGCTGCGCCACTATTTTTACAGGTTCAAAGCAGACAGTTCAAATCCAATCGACGCCTCCGGGAGCAGATATTGAAGTAGATGGCATTTCTGCAGGAGTAACTCCAGCAGCCGTTAGACTTAAAAAAGGCTTTACCGGTCAAACAGTAAGCTTGAAAAAAGACGGTTATGAAGCAAAATTCTTACAGCCTGCTACTACCTTTAATCCAGTGGCAATTTTAAACTTATTCGGCATTATTGGCTGGGGAATCGATGCAGCTACAGGTGCAATGATGAAATATGATCCTAAAGTGATTGATGTGAAGTTAACGCCAGCAAAAGAAGCTAAAGAAACAGCTAAAGCGAACTAA
- a CDS encoding hybrid sensor histidine kinase/response regulator transcription factor produces the protein MIFNKRGFCIALLSFLVLLPAIACAQQQLRFGNMTLEQGLSQNSVMAISQDEQQLLWFGTKHGLNRYDGYQFKVYKNNPKDTNSISSDEITATLSDSKGILWVGTVNGLNRYDAKKDNFQRIFYQSKNKKGLSSNSIEHIYEDPQGNIWVGTLRGANLLTDRNKNEFQSFLFKDDGNNRGINNVYSIIRQKDGAVWLATLNGLIRMNLKPGKFSYEVFHYDGGKPGTISSNYITSLQVDKQQNLWVGTDNGLNLFHPASQSFITYKHNENSNSIVHNDIREIMLNRNGTLWIGTQEGLSILDPQQKTFSNYLHDPEKKGSLSHNSIHSIYQDRNNSIWIGTFYGGVNIIHPFATQFHASKNSRLRPSISSNIVSSIVEDAQHNLWIGTEGGGLNYFNRSNNTYTAYKINLNDKAGLTSNLIKTICKDKAGNLLIGTHHGGLNFFNTSNKSFQHIINIKDSSNAPSTAEIIAICATSDQNIWVGTYSGLNLLKTVNGRYESQTRKSQVENKLQSKRIQFLYEDRDKNLWIGTQAGLYAYDLIGKTLRSFLKDKGNPGKLQSDYINCIVQISDGNLAVGTYFGGLSIYNPQSGEFKTYTEKEGLSNNNVLGIIEDDQHNLWISTDHGLSKFDQKTKTFRIYTKSDGLAGNDFNVRSYFKDSAGELFFGGYNGLTSFFPVQIEINRQTNPIIFTGLKLFNRPVTVDGPDQLLKEDISSSKSITFEHDQNHFTIGFALLNYIKPDKNRYSYKLENYDEEWNEVSNPFATYTNLPSGAYTFLVKGKNNDGTPGGSVASIDIHILPPIWARWWAYCVYALIISIILFLGVRYLIIRALLKRSEDIQQMKLSFFTNISHEIRTPLTLILGPLENLLKNTESQHDLHKQVLPIKNNADRLMRLITELMDFRKADSGYLKLNIGPENIVSFSKEIFYAFQHLAISRNIRYTFNSTDDPILLYFDKVQMEKVLFNLLSNAFKFTDDQGAISLSIDDQGDAVEIKIRDNGKGIPYESQNKLFSNFFQVDEQGSNHIGSGIGLALSKSVVEAHHGKIEIKSNVASPVRAGDTYFTVKLKKGKAHFKAEQLQENQVHEYSISSFTNPAAVSATTAVFSTPPELTAATSAQTNIIAENKPQNESTKQSVSGPGKSILSAKETVLIVEDNPEIRDLIAHLMRPQYQVEESVNGLKGWEAAIELLPDLIICDIMMPVMDGLELCRRLKTDERTSHIPVILLTARSSHIHQVSGLETGADVYVTKPFSTALLELNVRNLLQSRAMMRQKYAQQMTLQPQNIVIGATDQVFIEKVMAYIEANLADQEVGVPELAVDVGMSQPVLYKKIRAITDLSVNDFIKTIRLKKAAQLLEHKVYTISEISYLVGFNDPKYFSREFKKQYGVTPRVFIQNLHDSP, from the coding sequence ATGATATTCAATAAAAGGGGCTTTTGCATCGCATTGCTTTCCTTTCTTGTTTTATTGCCGGCTATAGCCTGCGCTCAGCAACAGCTGCGTTTTGGTAACATGACCCTGGAACAAGGCTTATCCCAAAACTCTGTCATGGCGATCAGTCAGGACGAGCAGCAGCTGCTTTGGTTTGGCACCAAACATGGATTAAACCGCTACGATGGTTACCAGTTTAAAGTCTATAAAAATAATCCAAAAGACACCAACAGCATTTCAAGTGATGAGATTACTGCCACCCTCAGCGATTCAAAAGGGATACTTTGGGTGGGGACAGTAAACGGCCTGAACAGGTATGATGCAAAGAAAGATAACTTTCAACGGATATTTTATCAGTCCAAAAACAAAAAAGGATTGAGTAGTAATAGCATTGAACATATTTATGAAGATCCACAAGGGAATATTTGGGTGGGAACTTTACGTGGTGCAAACCTGCTGACAGATCGCAATAAAAATGAGTTTCAGTCTTTTCTATTTAAGGATGACGGGAACAACCGTGGAATAAACAATGTATATTCCATCATCCGGCAAAAAGATGGAGCGGTTTGGCTGGCTACTTTAAACGGATTAATCCGCATGAACCTAAAACCAGGAAAATTCAGCTATGAGGTTTTCCACTATGACGGCGGTAAACCCGGAACGATCAGCTCCAATTACATCACCAGTTTGCAAGTAGATAAACAGCAAAATTTATGGGTGGGTACTGACAATGGTTTAAACCTTTTTCATCCGGCAAGCCAATCTTTTATCACCTATAAACATAATGAAAACAGCAACTCTATTGTCCACAACGACATTAGAGAAATTATGCTGAACAGAAATGGAACATTATGGATTGGCACTCAGGAAGGTTTGAGTATCCTCGATCCACAGCAAAAAACCTTTAGTAATTATCTCCATGACCCAGAGAAAAAGGGTAGTCTAAGCCATAATTCTATACATAGCATTTATCAGGACCGCAACAATAGCATTTGGATCGGCACCTTTTATGGCGGCGTAAACATCATTCATCCTTTTGCGACGCAATTCCATGCCTCCAAAAACAGTCGGTTAAGGCCAAGTATCAGCAGTAATATTGTCAGTTCTATTGTAGAAGATGCACAGCATAACCTGTGGATTGGAACGGAAGGCGGGGGGTTAAACTACTTCAACCGCAGCAACAATACCTATACGGCCTATAAAATCAACCTGAATGACAAAGCTGGACTAACCTCCAACCTCATCAAAACTATTTGTAAAGACAAAGCCGGAAATTTACTCATCGGTACGCACCATGGCGGATTAAACTTTTTCAACACCAGCAACAAGAGCTTTCAGCACATCATCAATATTAAGGACAGCAGCAATGCGCCTAGTACAGCCGAAATTATCGCCATCTGCGCCACCAGCGATCAGAATATTTGGGTGGGTACTTATAGCGGACTCAATCTGCTGAAAACGGTAAATGGCCGTTATGAAAGTCAGACCCGCAAAAGTCAGGTAGAAAATAAGCTGCAAAGTAAAAGGATCCAATTTCTTTATGAAGATCGGGACAAAAACCTATGGATAGGCACACAAGCAGGCCTATACGCCTATGATCTAATCGGCAAAACCCTCCGCTCCTTCTTAAAAGATAAAGGAAATCCTGGCAAATTACAGTCGGACTATATCAATTGTATCGTCCAAATTTCCGATGGAAACCTAGCTGTAGGCACCTATTTTGGTGGACTGAGCATTTACAATCCGCAAAGCGGAGAATTTAAAACTTATACCGAAAAAGAAGGACTTTCCAATAATAATGTTCTGGGTATTATTGAAGACGACCAGCATAATTTATGGATCAGTACCGATCATGGTTTATCAAAATTCGATCAGAAGACGAAGACCTTCAGGATTTATACCAAAAGTGATGGTCTTGCAGGAAATGATTTCAATGTCAGGTCTTACTTTAAAGATAGCGCTGGCGAGCTTTTCTTTGGTGGATACAATGGCTTAACGTCATTCTTTCCAGTGCAAATAGAAATCAACCGCCAAACCAACCCGATCATTTTTACCGGCCTGAAATTATTCAATAGACCTGTGACTGTAGATGGCCCTGATCAGCTGTTAAAAGAAGACATCAGCAGCAGTAAAAGCATTACTTTTGAACACGATCAAAACCATTTCACCATCGGTTTTGCCCTGTTAAATTACATCAAACCGGATAAAAACAGGTATTCCTATAAACTGGAGAACTACGATGAAGAATGGAATGAGGTGAGCAACCCTTTTGCAACTTATACGAATCTACCCTCCGGTGCCTATACCTTTCTGGTCAAAGGAAAAAATAATGATGGCACACCCGGCGGCAGTGTGGCCAGTATAGACATCCATATCCTACCTCCTATTTGGGCGCGTTGGTGGGCTTATTGCGTCTATGCGCTGATCATTTCCATTATTTTATTCCTGGGTGTGCGCTATCTGATCATTCGGGCTTTACTCAAAAGATCGGAAGACATCCAGCAGATGAAGCTGAGTTTCTTCACCAATATATCCCATGAAATCAGGACACCATTGACGCTCATTCTTGGGCCTTTAGAAAACTTATTGAAAAATACAGAAAGTCAGCATGACCTCCACAAACAAGTGCTGCCCATTAAAAACAATGCCGACAGGTTGATGCGTCTCATTACCGAACTAATGGATTTTAGAAAAGCTGATTCCGGCTATCTAAAACTCAATATCGGTCCCGAAAACATCGTCAGTTTCAGTAAAGAGATCTTCTATGCTTTTCAGCACCTCGCCATCAGCAGGAATATCCGTTATACATTTAATAGTACTGACGATCCTATTCTCCTATATTTTGATAAAGTACAAATGGAGAAGGTATTATTCAACCTGCTCAGTAATGCCTTTAAATTTACAGACGATCAAGGCGCAATCTCTCTTTCTATTGATGATCAAGGCGATGCTGTGGAAATCAAAATCCGCGACAATGGAAAAGGGATTCCTTATGAGAGTCAGAATAAATTATTCAGCAATTTTTTCCAGGTAGATGAGCAGGGCTCTAATCACATCGGATCCGGGATTGGACTGGCACTCTCTAAAAGCGTAGTAGAAGCACATCATGGAAAAATTGAGATTAAAAGTAATGTGGCCAGCCCTGTAAGAGCGGGGGATACTTATTTTACCGTAAAACTGAAAAAAGGTAAAGCCCATTTCAAAGCGGAACAGCTTCAGGAAAATCAAGTCCATGAATATTCAATTTCCTCTTTTACTAATCCTGCTGCAGTTAGTGCTACAACTGCTGTTTTTTCGACTCCCCCTGAACTGACTGCGGCAACATCTGCTCAGACTAATATTATAGCTGAAAACAAGCCGCAAAACGAAAGTACTAAGCAGTCTGTTTCCGGACCAGGAAAATCAATCCTAAGCGCTAAAGAAACTGTATTAATTGTAGAAGACAACCCAGAAATCAGAGATTTGATTGCCCATTTAATGAGACCACAGTACCAGGTGGAAGAAAGTGTAAATGGATTAAAAGGCTGGGAAGCGGCTATAGAATTACTACCAGACCTGATCATCTGCGACATTATGATGCCGGTAATGGATGGCTTAGAATTATGCAGAAGGTTAAAAACAGATGAGCGCACCAGCCATATCCCAGTGATTTTACTCACCGCCCGATCTTCACATATCCATCAAGTTAGTGGTCTGGAAACTGGCGCAGATGTTTATGTAACGAAACCTTTCAGCACTGCCCTGCTCGAATTAAATGTTAGAAACTTATTGCAGTCCAGAGCGATGATGCGCCAGAAATATGCCCAGCAGATGACCTTACAGCCCCAAAATATTGTAATTGGCGCTACAGATCAGGTATTCATCGAAAAAGTCATGGCTTATATTGAGGCTAATCTGGCAGATCAGGAGGTTGGTGTTCCGGAATTGGCGGTAGATGTGGGGATGAGTCAGCCGGTATTGTATAAAAAGATACGCGCCATCACAGATCTATCGGTCAATGATTTTATTAAAACGATCCGACTAAAAAAAGCAGCGCAGTTGCTGGAGCATAAAGTATATACGATATCGGAAATCTCCTACCTGGTGGGGTTCAATGATCCCAAATATTTCAGCAGAGAGTTTAAAAAACAATATGGGGTTACGCCAAGGGTGTTTATCCAAAACTTACACGATAGCCCATAA
- the nudK gene encoding GDP-mannose pyrophosphatase NudK codes for MDSPNNELPMINDVKILETELLSDNWYTLRKVTYEYLKKDGSKQVQSREAYDRGNGAVILLYNKELRKVILTRQFRLPTFLNGNASGMLIEACAGLLDTDNPEDCIKRETEEETGYQITEVKKVFEAYMSPGSVTEILYFFVAEYNQSMKVNEGGGLEHEEENIEVLELDIEEAIKMMETGEIKDAKTIMLLQYVRLHQLL; via the coding sequence TTGGACTCACCCAATAACGAATTACCTATGATTAATGATGTGAAGATCCTGGAAACAGAACTACTTTCCGACAACTGGTACACGCTGCGAAAAGTCACCTATGAATACTTGAAAAAAGATGGCAGCAAGCAGGTGCAGAGCAGAGAAGCCTATGATAGGGGGAATGGTGCAGTGATTTTATTATACAACAAGGAACTGCGTAAAGTGATCCTGACCAGGCAGTTTCGCCTGCCTACATTTTTAAATGGCAATGCGTCTGGAATGTTAATTGAAGCCTGTGCTGGATTGCTGGATACCGATAATCCGGAAGATTGTATCAAAAGAGAAACTGAAGAAGAAACCGGCTACCAGATTACTGAAGTGAAAAAGGTTTTTGAAGCGTATATGTCGCCGGGCTCAGTGACCGAAATTCTTTATTTCTTCGTGGCAGAATATAACCAGTCGATGAAGGTGAATGAAGGAGGAGGACTAGAACATGAAGAGGAAAATATTGAAGTATTGGAACTCGACATAGAAGAAGCCATTAAAATGATGGAAACCGGAGAAATTAAAGATGCCAAAACTATCATGTTACTGCAATATGTAAGGTTGCATCAACTGCTTTAG
- a CDS encoding RagB/SusD family nutrient uptake outer membrane protein — protein MELEPLERIHEDLVFDEIDKNADYAKQFLNGTYLQLPDGYNRLLTAFLDAGTDDAVSSQDGSMVEGFRTGLLSGQNVIDNQWVKNYTGIRRANIFLSKIDVVPTTAALKVQWRAEARFLRAYFYFELLKRWGGVPLLGDKVYGLNDNLNLKRNTADECYDYILSEIEAVKDLLLPAAVVDQNIGRANKGAALALKSRVLLYRASPLWNPTGDVQRWTAAANAAKDVMTLGNYSLGTDFIALFNSVKHAEIIFMKEQAQSQTVELYNGPIGYTDGTGNTSPSQNLVDAFLMKNGKMPGEAGSNYDPANPYVNRDNRFAATIMFNTTKWLNRPVETFNGGKDRPGGSRTQTKTGYYLRKFMGKFESSGTYSNQNHHVILFRYAEMLLNYAEALNEASGPVNDAVDAIIAIRKRAGITAAADNRYGIPAGITQTELRTLIRNERRIEMAFEEQRFWDIRRWKIAGQVMNSPVKGMNIIRNPDATFSYTVLDIAPSVFDVSKNYLFPIPYSEIQTNPNMTQNPGYTY, from the coding sequence GTGGAACTAGAACCACTGGAAAGAATTCATGAAGACCTGGTTTTCGATGAGATCGATAAAAATGCAGATTATGCAAAGCAATTTCTAAATGGTACTTATCTGCAATTACCTGATGGTTACAACCGGCTGCTGACTGCCTTCCTTGATGCTGGAACCGATGATGCAGTGTCTTCACAAGATGGAAGTATGGTAGAAGGGTTTAGAACAGGACTGCTTTCCGGTCAGAATGTAATCGACAACCAATGGGTGAAAAATTATACAGGAATCCGCAGAGCGAATATTTTCCTGAGTAAGATTGATGTGGTGCCTACTACCGCAGCTTTGAAAGTGCAATGGAGAGCCGAAGCGAGATTCCTTCGTGCTTATTTCTATTTCGAGCTGTTGAAACGCTGGGGAGGGGTTCCACTATTAGGCGATAAAGTTTATGGCCTTAACGACAACCTCAACCTTAAAAGGAACACTGCAGATGAATGCTATGATTATATCCTTTCAGAAATTGAAGCGGTAAAAGATCTATTACTTCCTGCAGCTGTGGTAGATCAAAACATTGGACGCGCAAATAAAGGAGCTGCATTGGCTTTGAAATCAAGAGTATTGCTGTATCGAGCCAGCCCTTTATGGAATCCTACTGGAGATGTACAGCGCTGGACTGCAGCTGCAAATGCTGCAAAAGACGTGATGACTTTGGGTAATTACAGCTTAGGTACCGACTTTATTGCACTCTTCAATTCGGTGAAACATGCGGAGATTATTTTCATGAAAGAGCAGGCGCAAAGTCAGACGGTAGAACTTTACAATGGGCCGATCGGGTATACCGATGGTACTGGAAATACAAGCCCTTCGCAGAATCTGGTAGATGCTTTCCTGATGAAAAACGGTAAAATGCCTGGAGAAGCAGGTTCAAATTATGATCCGGCAAATCCTTATGTCAATAGAGACAATAGGTTTGCAGCCACGATCATGTTCAATACCACCAAATGGCTGAATAGGCCTGTGGAGACTTTTAATGGGGGTAAGGACCGTCCAGGAGGCAGCAGAACACAAACAAAAACCGGATACTACCTGCGCAAGTTCATGGGAAAATTTGAAAGTTCAGGTACCTATAGCAATCAAAATCACCATGTGATCTTATTCCGCTATGCAGAAATGCTGTTGAACTATGCAGAAGCTTTGAACGAAGCAAGCGGACCAGTTAATGACGCGGTAGATGCGATCATTGCGATCAGGAAACGTGCAGGCATAACTGCTGCTGCGGACAACCGTTATGGAATTCCTGCTGGAATTACGCAGACTGAGCTGCGTACACTCATCAGAAATGAACGACGCATTGAGATGGCTTTCGAAGAGCAAAGGTTTTGGGACATCAGAAGGTGGAAGATTGCCGGACAGGTGATGAACAGCCCGGTAAAAGGAATGAATATCATAAGAAATCCAGATGCTACATTCAGTTACACCGTATTGGATATTGCACCTTCCGTGTTCGATGTTTCGAAAAACTACCTGTTCCCGATCCCTTATTCAGAGATCCAGACCAATCCAAACATGACTCAAAATCCAGGATATACTTATTAA
- a CDS encoding SusC/RagA family TonB-linked outer membrane protein, producing MKEKLRYSFKNLGLCILCFTAASVHQRAFAQAQDSTFNKKALNDSARKAVKSSYGYHLPDAQLPVLFGKQRKEQVLQSQAVISGNELLSFPVSQVESALYGKFAGLYISQTSAKPGDDAPSISLRGRTPLVLVDGVPRNLTNVDPEQIASVSVLKDALATAMYGMRGGNGVILIETKRGGIAPRKISFTAQTSIQKQLNSPSFLNAANYSTLFNEALVNDGKQPIYTAEAIEKYRNGSDPIAYPNVDWYDAILKKKAAIQRYNLNFSGGNETARYFVDLDYLNQDGFFVSDPKRNSYETNNSYKRYGFRTNIDADLTKNLLLSLNIFGRIRNGNEPGALDANLSGIRGSDLIYASLLRTPNNAYPILNPDGSFGGNQQFNYNLYGQVVGSGYRPSYNRNLGVDLSLRQKLDGVLDGLYIKGKGSFNTYYSELINRSKSFAVYEYLANPAGKPIINKYGTDGSQNNTSSIELTNRQIYAEMLAGYDQVFGKHEINASLNFNSDNLITGSDLSLNNNAIAGRFQYNYSKKYFVELVSSYMGMNRYPKNHQWGFFPAAGLGWDISKEDFLKSVTALNQLKIRGSYGKSGDNSGAGYYVYDQFYNSFSSVYFGSPATGTSSMVEAQLANPNITWESVNKLNLGVDIAAFQNKMQFSAEYYQNKYSDLLQQRGTNASAILGNSRPDENIGKRTYSGIELTAGFFEKTGNVNWFVNANVSFSKSRVDFMDEVIRPYDWMRRTGLPVGQPFGMVADGFFNNQAEIDNSAKIDGYKAVPGDIRYKDLNGDGVINVFDEQAIGSTNPMVLYGLTAGFNYKGFEFSMVWNAVTNRNVYVMGAGTYEFQSVGVGGYGQAFTHHLDRWTPETAATATYPRLTVGTNMNNQRPSSFWLKNGSYLRLKNAELAYSLPQRWISFVKIDRARIFVNGTNLLTFTGLDRVDPEVVAWDYPNQRVFNLGINLQF from the coding sequence ATGAAAGAAAAACTACGCTATTCATTTAAAAATTTGGGATTGTGTATCCTCTGCTTTACTGCAGCAAGCGTTCATCAGCGCGCATTTGCACAAGCCCAGGACAGTACTTTCAATAAGAAAGCGCTAAATGACTCTGCCCGAAAGGCAGTAAAGAGTTCTTATGGCTATCACCTTCCGGATGCCCAATTGCCAGTATTGTTTGGGAAACAGCGCAAAGAACAGGTCTTACAATCACAGGCGGTAATCAGCGGCAATGAATTACTCAGCTTTCCGGTTTCACAGGTAGAATCGGCTCTGTATGGTAAATTCGCCGGTCTTTACATCAGTCAGACTTCTGCCAAACCTGGCGATGATGCGCCATCTATTTCTTTAAGAGGCCGGACGCCATTGGTATTGGTAGATGGAGTACCTAGAAATTTAACCAATGTTGACCCGGAACAGATTGCTTCGGTATCTGTATTAAAAGATGCCCTGGCTACGGCGATGTATGGCATGAGAGGTGGAAATGGGGTGATCCTGATTGAAACTAAAAGAGGAGGTATTGCGCCAAGAAAAATCTCTTTTACCGCTCAAACGTCTATTCAGAAACAGCTCAATAGCCCTTCATTCCTGAATGCTGCGAATTATTCGACGCTTTTTAATGAGGCTTTAGTAAATGATGGCAAACAGCCGATTTATACGGCGGAGGCGATCGAAAAATACCGAAATGGCTCAGATCCGATTGCTTATCCCAATGTGGATTGGTACGATGCCATTTTAAAGAAGAAAGCAGCTATCCAGCGGTATAATCTGAACTTTTCAGGTGGAAATGAAACTGCACGTTACTTTGTGGATCTGGATTACCTGAACCAGGATGGTTTCTTTGTATCTGATCCAAAACGAAACAGCTATGAAACAAATAACTCATATAAACGCTATGGTTTTAGAACAAACATCGATGCGGACCTGACTAAAAACCTATTGCTGTCGCTGAATATCTTCGGCAGAATAAGAAATGGCAATGAACCAGGGGCACTAGATGCAAATCTAAGTGGGATTAGAGGATCAGATCTCATCTATGCTAGTTTATTGAGAACGCCAAATAATGCGTACCCGATACTGAATCCTGATGGCTCTTTTGGGGGAAATCAGCAATTCAATTACAATTTGTATGGTCAGGTAGTTGGTTCCGGTTACCGCCCGAGTTATAATCGAAATCTTGGAGTAGACTTGAGTTTAAGGCAAAAATTAGATGGGGTATTGGATGGCTTGTACATCAAAGGAAAAGGCTCATTTAATACTTATTATTCAGAGCTAATCAATAGGAGTAAGTCTTTTGCAGTTTATGAATATCTAGCTAATCCTGCTGGCAAGCCCATCATCAATAAATACGGAACGGATGGTTCACAGAATAACACTTCATCGATAGAACTGACCAACAGGCAGATCTATGCAGAAATGCTGGCTGGCTATGACCAGGTTTTCGGAAAACATGAAATCAATGCTTCCCTTAATTTTAATAGTGATAACCTGATCACCGGATCAGATTTAAGTCTGAACAACAATGCGATTGCTGGCAGGTTTCAATACAATTACAGCAAAAAGTATTTTGTAGAATTGGTAAGTTCCTACATGGGCATGAATAGGTATCCAAAGAACCACCAGTGGGGATTTTTCCCTGCAGCAGGTTTGGGATGGGATATCTCAAAAGAAGATTTTCTGAAATCTGTGACCGCTTTAAATCAGCTTAAAATCAGGGGGAGTTATGGGAAGAGCGGCGACAATTCCGGTGCCGGTTACTACGTATATGACCAATTTTACAATAGCTTCAGCAGTGTTTACTTTGGATCTCCAGCCACAGGTACAAGTTCTATGGTAGAGGCGCAATTGGCCAATCCTAATATTACCTGGGAAAGTGTCAATAAACTGAATCTGGGAGTAGACATTGCTGCTTTTCAGAACAAAATGCAGTTCAGTGCAGAATATTATCAAAATAAATATTCAGACTTATTACAGCAGCGTGGTACCAATGCAAGCGCTATTTTGGGAAACAGCAGACCAGATGAAAACATAGGGAAGAGAACCTATAGCGGTATAGAATTAACAGCTGGTTTTTTCGAGAAAACGGGTAATGTAAACTGGTTTGTAAATGCTAATGTTTCCTTTAGTAAGAGCAGGGTCGATTTTATGGATGAAGTCATCAGACCTTACGATTGGATGAGAAGAACCGGTTTGCCAGTCGGACAGCCTTTCGGGATGGTAGCTGATGGTTTCTTTAACAACCAGGCCGAAATCGACAATTCTGCAAAAATTGATGGCTACAAAGCAGTACCGGGCGACATCAGGTATAAAGACCTGAATGGCGATGGGGTGATTAATGTGTTCGATGAGCAGGCAATAGGCAGTACCAATCCAATGGTGCTTTACGGACTGACGGCAGGTTTCAACTATAAAGGTTTTGAATTTTCTATGGTTTGGAATGCTGTAACCAATAGAAATGTGTATGTAATGGGTGCCGGTACCTATGAATTCCAATCGGTGGGCGTAGGAGGTTATGGACAAGCCTTTACCCATCATCTGGACCGCTGGACGCCAGAAACCGCAGCAACAGCGACCTATCCACGCTTAACGGTAGGGACCAATATGAACAACCAGCGTCCTTCTTCTTTCTGGTTGAAAAACGGCAGCTATCTCCGCCTGAAAAATGCGGAACTGGCTTATTCACTGCCGCAACGCTGGATCAGCTTTGTGAAAATCGACCGGGCCAGAATCTTTGTGAATGGGACTAACTTGCTCACTTTCACTGGTCTGGATAGGGTAGATCCTGAGGTAGTAGCCTGGGATTATCCAAACCAGCGTGTATTCAATCTTGGTATCAACCTACAATTTTAA